From Acidimicrobiia bacterium, the proteins below share one genomic window:
- a CDS encoding 3-isopropylmalate dehydrogenase, translated as MSYRIGIIGGDGIGPEVVAEAMKVLDATGVGYTPVVFDLGGTRYQRDGEVLPPADLATIRGLDAVLLGAVGVPEVAPGIIERGLLLALRFELDLYVNLRPFLAPPGPRHEGLDFVVVRENTEGVYAGEGGFLRKGTPHEVATQGSVNTRHGVERCVEYAFELARSRDRRHVTLVHKTNVLTFAGDLWQRVFTEVGRQFDDVETAYHHVDAACIYLVQDPGRYDVIVTDNLFGDILTDLGGAVSGGIGRAASANLNPDRTGPSLFEPVHGSAPDIAGTGRADPRAAVISAAMMLEFLGADEEAARVRDAVSKTEDVEGTTSEIGDAIAEGV; from the coding sequence GAGGTGGTGGCCGAGGCCATGAAGGTGCTCGACGCCACCGGCGTCGGGTACACGCCGGTCGTCTTCGACCTCGGCGGGACCCGCTATCAGCGCGACGGCGAGGTGCTCCCGCCCGCCGACCTCGCCACCATCCGGGGGCTCGACGCGGTGCTGCTCGGCGCCGTCGGCGTGCCGGAGGTCGCGCCCGGGATCATCGAGCGGGGGCTGCTGCTGGCGCTCCGGTTCGAGCTCGACCTGTACGTGAACCTGCGACCGTTCCTGGCGCCGCCGGGCCCGCGCCATGAGGGGCTCGACTTCGTCGTGGTGCGCGAGAACACCGAGGGCGTGTACGCGGGGGAGGGCGGCTTCCTGCGGAAGGGGACCCCCCACGAGGTCGCCACGCAGGGCTCGGTGAACACCCGCCACGGCGTCGAGCGCTGCGTCGAGTACGCGTTCGAGCTGGCCCGATCCCGCGATCGCCGGCACGTGACGCTGGTGCACAAGACGAACGTGCTCACCTTCGCGGGTGACCTGTGGCAGCGCGTCTTCACCGAGGTCGGCCGGCAGTTCGATGACGTCGAGACCGCCTACCACCACGTGGACGCCGCCTGCATCTACCTCGTGCAGGACCCTGGCCGCTACGACGTGATCGTCACCGACAACCTGTTCGGGGACATCCTCACCGACCTCGGCGGCGCGGTGTCCGGCGGGATCGGCCGGGCGGCGTCCGCCAACCTGAACCCGGACCGCACCGGGCCCTCGCTCTTCGAGCCCGTGCACGGGTCGGCCCCCGACATCGCCGGGACGGGCCGGGCCGATCCCCGGGCGGCGGTGATCTCGGCCGCGATGATGCTGGAATTCCTGGGAGCGGACGAGGAGGCGGCGCGGGTGCGCGACGCTGTGTCGAAGACCGAGGACGTCGAGGGGACGACGAGCGAGATCGGCGACGCCATCGCCGAAGGTGTCTAG